The Flavobacterium sp. 102 genomic interval AAATTTTTGCCTTTCAAAGCGTTACCAATGTCATTGTACAAAGCAAATGCTTTAGTAATTTCATTTGATAAAACTGAAAATGAAAAAGCATCAATAATTGAAATTCCGTTTGATAATGCTATTGTGAACGGATTGAGTTCAACTAGTATTGTTCATGTTACGGATACTGATATTAGTTATGTGAGTACTCACATTGTAAAAGGTGCCAATAAGTCTTATTACAATGAATTATTTTCCAATTCAACTACGGAAGATGTACGCAAAAAAGATTTGGAAGAGCAATTTAGTTCCAAAATCAAAAAGGGAATCAAACTCCAATCTGTTAAAGTGATAAAAAATGACACTTTTGAAGATGCAATTGAATTTGAGACCCAATTAAAACTCAGTGAAAAAATTAAGAGTGTCGGCAATTTAAAAATAACAGATATTCCTTTTGTAGAAAGAGTTTACACACGTGACATTATAGCTCAAGAAGCCAGAAATTATGACATCAAATATATTTCTTATGAAAATAATATTGACTATAACTCAACAATTTTTCTTAATGTTCCGGAAGGTAAAAAATTCACCGAGATTCCTGAAAGTAAAGCTTATAACTATAAAGACCACAATTATTCTATCAACTTTGAATTGGTTAAACCAAATTCTTTGAAAATTGTTAGAACAGTAAAAACGCCTTGGGATGATATCAATGTAGCTGATTATCCGGAATACAAAAAATACCTCGAAGAAGTACTCGCTACAGAAGAGCAAGTCGTAGGTTTCAAATAACAGAAAAATCCACCCAAAAGGTGGATTTTTTATTTGAATTCTTTTTTAATACGATCAATATCACGTTTCGTATCTTGTTCTTTTAAACTTTCGCGTTTGTCATAGGTTTTCTTTCCTCGGCAAAGTCCGATATCCAATTTGGCCATTCCTTTTTCATTGGTAAATAACTTCAGTGGAATAATGGTCAAGCCCTTAGTATCCATAGCTCTTTCGAGTTTTTTTAACTCGCGTTTATTCAACAACAATTTGCGTTCGCTTTTGGCTTTATGGTTGAATTGATTACCATACAAGTATTCATCAATTTGCGTATTGATAGCAAATAATTCTCCGTTGTGAAATTCACAAAATCCTTCTGTAATATTGGCTTTACCCAAACGAATCGATTTGATTTCGGTTCCAGTTAAAACAATACCCGCTGTGTAAGTTTCGATTATTTCGTAATCGAACCTTGCACGTTTGTTAAGTATGTTTATCGTTTTCAACATCGGATGGCAAATGTAATAAACAAATGCCTAATTATTTTCAGAAATGGGG includes:
- the smpB gene encoding SsrA-binding protein SmpB, which translates into the protein MLKTINILNKRARFDYEIIETYTAGIVLTGTEIKSIRLGKANITEGFCEFHNGELFAINTQIDEYLYGNQFNHKAKSERKLLLNKRELKKLERAMDTKGLTIIPLKLFTNEKGMAKLDIGLCRGKKTYDKRESLKEQDTKRDIDRIKKEFK